CTCGGAAAGAGAACGACAGACCCGCTGAGTATACGGCCACCCGCGACGAAGTTCCCTCTCTTGAAGCCCCGCGGACCGAGTGTCGCCGGCTAGTCCTGGGAGCACTGGAAGAAGTAGTCCGCAGCGTGACCGCCGAGATTGCcgtgaggatgatggagagCCTAATCTGGCGGATAGAGAGCGCAAACGTGTGATGATTGGGGTGGATAACACTCTAAGAGAGGGGGTTCGAAAGTGGCtcctcgacgtcgaggaAGCTTGGTAGGCCCATATCCCAACAACTCACGTCTTCCATTTGGAACTTCTAATTCATAACTTAAACCATTTAATCACGGACCTTGCGGCATTTTTCACTTGACCATAATCGACTTCGGCCAGTTGGACCTGCCTTTGCGGTCTCTGTTCTCTTTTTGTTTTGATTATGATACCCATGTGTTGAGTCTCTTGGCTTTATTCCGTCATAGCTTCTGTATGACACGATACGTTAACGGCATTaaatgctgcagcatttATTGTACTTACTCTGAATACCTGATAAGTCGAAAACCATTTCTTCAACTATTGAGAGATTTAATTTCCACTTTCTGTATCTCCTTAAATATGCCTAGAGCTGTTGGGCACCGCTTCTGGCCGCAAACGTTTGAGAGGCCTATTGCAAGCCCAGTCTGTATGGAGGACCTGAAATTTGGCAAGCGGCTCAAAAATTACCATAGCCGAGTTAACTCGAGGATGCCAGCCGGGGTGTTAACTAGCCCTGAACCCCGCTCCTGCTGTTCGCGAAACTGAGGGCTGACAGACACTTTCGGTTCTGAGACAGCTCGGCTTAGGGCTAGGAAGTAGGGCCATAACCTGCAGCGGTCACTATCGCTGGTAAAACCAGAGGGTCACAAAATGTCAATTACTTGGATGGTGACTCTTATATTCTTATAAagcattttttttttccgcCTCGCCCCTATTGCTAGGCTTTGGTTAAATGGTTTCTACCTTGAAGTAAACAAAGCAACTAGGGCACAAAGCCACGAACTTGGAAGAGCTTTGACTCATACGACCTATCTACCCTGTTCACTTAGTTACTCCATGCCCAACCCAATTTACTTTCACGCTGTTCTCATTACCATCAACCCCATCAAGTCTTGCAATCACTTCAACTCCGTtctctgtctctctctcCGAAACAGTCATAACCTTCAAAACCTTATGCGTTGTCTCGGGATCCACAATCTCAATTTCCACCTCCTTATCGATAGATCCATTCACCAAGATCTCCAGCCCATCCAACGGATTTCCCTCCGGCTTCTCAAGCTTGTAGTTAATGGGCGTCACAGAGCCAGGACGAATGAGGATTGGCAGGGTATCGAAACCGTGTGTCTCTGTATACCACCGTCCACCTTCGTATTTCTTGCCGTGGTCGAACCAGGAGATCCACtgctttcttccttcctcctccggcgTTCTTGGAACATAAAACGTAACGATTCCCTCGTCCGAAAACACTGGCGCAACCAGTAAATTCGAGCCAAACATATACTGCGTGTCAAGCGGGTACGTGTTCAGATCTTCCGGGAATTCCATGAACATGGGCCTCATTAGCGGTGTTCCGGATCTATGTCCGTTCAACGCTTCAGCAAGGAGATATGGCGTCAAGCTGATTTTGCGCTTCACGCAGTCCCGCAGCACATCCGAGCAGTCTTCCCCATAAATCCAGGGAACACGAAATGATGAGCTACCGTGGAGACGTGAGTGGGAAGACAAAAGCCCGAACTGTACCCACCGCTTATATAGCGCTGGCGGGGGCGTCCCCTCAAACCCACCGATATCCGATGCCCAGAATATATACCCCGCTAGTCCCAGAGAAAGCCCACCACGAAGGGACTCGGCCATGGCTTCGTAAGTGGATTCGCAGTCTCCACCCCAATGAACGGGGTATTTCTGCCCACCGACGGAGGTAGACCGTGCGAAGAGAAGGCTGTTGGATTTGCCGGAGATGGACGTCATGGTCTCATAGACGACTTTGTTGTATAGAAGTGCATAGTAGTTGTGCATGCGGGCGGGATCAGAGCCATCGTGGTACGTGATGTTCTTGAATGGAATGCGCTCTGCGAAGTCGGTTTTGAAGGTATCAATTCCGAGATCCATTAGGCGCTTCAGGTGACCGGTGTACCAGGAACATGCGGCCGGGTTTGTGAAGTCAACGACAGCCATTCCAGCTTGCCAAAGATCCCATTGCCAGACTGAGCCGTCGATGCGCTATACCAACCGTCTGTAATCAGCGTCTATCCTGATTACAAGAGCCAGCTGTGGGCAGTGATGGCAGATACCTTAATAAAATACCCCTCCCTCTTTCCAATCTCAAACAGCGGCGACGCCTGTCCGACATACGGATTAATCCAGATACTGAGTTTCAGACCGCGCTCTTTCAAACGCGCTAGGTACCCGGCCGCATCGGGGAACATATCGGCGTCAAACTCGAAGTCGCACCATTGGTAGGACTTCATCCAGAAGCAGTCAAAATGAAAGACGCTGAGCGGCAGATTCCGGTCCTTGAAGCCGTCTAGGAAGCCGGTGACGGTTCGCTCGGAGTAGTTTGTTGTGAAGCCTAACCACATTCACGGTCATAAGTTAAGGACATGATAAGATAGGCAGGGGAATAGATATACTTGTGGTAAGCCATAACCCATAACTCCACGCGGGGACGAGCGCCGGCTTTCCTGTAAGGTCGGTCCACCGCTTCAAGATTTCCTTCGGGTTCTTCCCTTCAATAACAAAATACTCTAGCTCCTCCCCCTCAACCGAAACGTTCACCCTCGTTGTGCGCTCAGACTGCAACTCAAGACTGACCTTGCCAGGATGATTGACAAAGACTCCATACCCGTTCGAGCTGATATAAAACGGAATATTCTTGTACGCGAGCTCAGAAGATGTTCCGCCGTCCTCGTTCCATATATTCACGCTCTGGCCGTTTTTCACGAAAGGACCAAATCGTTCGCCTAGACCATAGAGCTTTTCGCCAACGCTCAGATCAAGTTCCGCAAGGGTGTACCCTTGTCGCTCGTAGAAGATACCGTCACTAAGCTGGGACTTCGGGGTTGTGGAATCGCCGACGTATCCGATTGAGCGGAAGGAGTGGCCTGTAagtttctttctcttgtcCTGGCCATCTGCGCCagtggtgaaggtgaaggctAGTTCGTTGGGAGCTATGTTGATGTCCAATTCCAATCGTCCGCTGGTATACTTTAAATTTTTGCCCTTCTCGTGCGTGATCTCGGTATGGCCCGCGGAGGTGTTGAGTTCGTAATGTGGTCCGTTGTCTAGGCCGCCGGCCCTATAGAACAACAATAAATGGGTGGGAGGCAAGACCAGCAGTACGGAATAGCATACCAATGGACAAGCTTAACACCAATAATACCCTCTAAGGGAGAAGTAACTCGTGCGGAGACAGTAGCTATCAAGGAAAGGTCAGCTAAGTATGTCTCACCAAAGCGAGAACGAAAAACCCACATGAATTAAGCGTATCTCCACGGTGTCGCTGGAACTTATTGAGCAGCAGATTCACAGTGTCCTTATCCACATTCAATCGCTCGACGTTGCTCATCCAATCGATCCGGATGCCCTCCTATATGGTATAACACCCAAATGTTAGCTTGCTCCATGCACCTCTATAACAGCAACGAGAATCTTACCCGCAGGAGCCACATGCCCTCCGTGAACTTCATCTTGAAGGCCGATTATAGGTTATACTCAGACGACAACCTGCAACAGACGGAATTCAGAAGAGAAAAGTATTAGAGCCAGAACAGCAGCGGAGGGACCGCGGGGGGTATATCTACCCCAAGCATTCCCTCATCCGCAAAGGGCAAGACTCCGTCTTGCATTAGAGCTCTCCTGGTCCACATGCCAGGTTGTCTGCTGGATCCCAAGTTTCTGCTCCATTATAATCTGGGCTGATTCCTGACTCGCTGCGCAGAGCGCGGGAACCGAGTTGAAGTGCTGATGAGGGGCAGGTGTTCGGGGATGAGAACTATTGGTTGTGAAACCAACATGATTGAAGCAAATTACCCGTTTCTGTATATCCACGAATCACGGTTCGGCGTGGGACGTTGCATGGTAGAATGTTTGAGAGTTGGAGAAAGCAGAGGATGGAGGTAAGTGGGGTGATGCTGAAGAGTAAACAAGGCGGATTTGACTAAATCCTGCCGGGAAAAAAGCCGGCTGGCTCGGGTAAAAGCATTCAGATTATTCCAAAGTGTTCTGAAATGTCATATCTCAATCATAATATAGCTATAGTTACAACATAATCGAGGCTGAGAAGTGAATATTATAGTAAATGATATGTAGTGGTCACGCCCCACTCAAATTCAACGGTCTTAACCCACCACTCCTCGGGCTCCCCCTCGCAACCGAACTCTCCTCACGCTGCCGACTCCTTGGGTCAATAAGTGGCAGACTGCCATTAGCACTCGTGCTCGCAGCGCGAGTCCTCGTCTCGGGTCTCACCGGCGTTCCCGGCGGTGGCGAAATATGATGCCCGATAACCGGCGCCGGCAACTCGAGCGACGGGATAGACGAGTCAACACAAGACGCCGTGGTAGGCGCCGCTTTCGCGGAAACCGGATAGACGAAAGACTCGCTGTATAGCTGCCCTAGTCTAACGGGGTCGTTGCAGAACTCCTCGAACCCGTGCAGGACGTGCTCGGGGGCGCGGTAGAGGCTAGCCGAGTCTAGGGAGGAGTGTGCCATTGGGCTTGCGGGGCCGGCGATGTCATGGATTGGGCGTACCAGGGGGGAAAGTCGCGGGGAGAGACGATCACGTTCGATCGTACCCATGGGGTCATAGCCTGCGCGGGCGCGGTGGTCGCGGTCGCGCGTGCCGGTGAAGGGGACGGTGCGGGTGCTGACGAGGCGGTttgcgaggacgaggaagtcGCCTTCGTCTGTGATTTGAACGAGGAGAGTGCCTGATTGATGGATGTATTGGGAGTAGCGGTAGTCGGGTCTTCCCCAGGAGTAGCCGACTTCCACATCTGGAGGGAAGGCTGAGCGGGCTTCGAAATCAAGGACAAAGTCAAACTTCTTTAggatgagcttctggaaatAATGCGGGTCTGGTGCGTCTTGCTGCGAGAATGAAGCTGCGTTGAAAATCGTCGAGCTGGGACCTTTGGGAGGGGGCACTTTGAGCTTGACCCTATATGGCTGGCGGAATGGCTGTGTCTGATCAATGGCACTGGCCTCGGCAATAGGCACTTGGACGAGCTTGAGCCCGAACTTCTCAGCTGTCGCGGCCCATGACTGAACGGTATCCTCGATAAGCTTAGGAGTAGTATTCATCCAGCTTAATTCAATATGGAAACAGTTGTCAGGGTTATGCAGCCGGT
This sequence is a window from Aspergillus nidulans FGSC A4 chromosome IV. Protein-coding genes within it:
- a CDS encoding protein agdD (transcript_id=CADANIAT00000604), which codes for MKFTEGMWLLREGIRIDWMSNVERLNVDKDTVNLLLNKFQRHRGDTLNSSTVSARVTSPLEGIIGVKLVHWAGGLDNGPHYELNTSAGHTEITHEKGKNLKYTSGRLELDINIAPNELAFTFTTGADGQDKRKKLTGHSFRSIGYVGDSTTPKSQLSDGIFYERQGYTLAELDLSVGEKLYGLGERFGPFVKNGQSVNIWNEDGGTSSELAYKNIPFYISSNGYGVFVNHPGKVSLELQSERTTRVNVSVEGEELEYFVIEGKNPKEILKRWTDLTGKPALVPAWSYGLWLTTSFTTNYSERTVTGFLDGFKDRNLPLSVFHFDCFWMKSYQWCDFEFDADMFPDAAGYLARLKERGLKLSIWINPYVGQASPLFEIGKREGYFIKRIDGSVWQWDLWQAGMAVVDFTNPAACSWYTGHLKRLMDLGIDTFKTDFAERIPFKNITYHDGSDPARMHNYYALLYNKVVYETMTSISGKSNSLLFARSTSVGGQKYPVHWGGDCESTYEAMAESLRGGLSLGLAGYIFWASDIGGFEGTPPPALYKRWVQFGLLSSHSRLHGSSSFRVPWIYGEDCSDVLRDCVKRKISLTPYLLAEALNGHRSGTPLMRPMFMEFPEDLNTYPLDTQYMFGSNLLVAPVFSDEGIVTFYVPRTPEEEGRKQWISWFDHGKKYEGGRWYTETHGFDTLPILIRPGSVTPINYKLEKPEGNPLDGLEILVNGSIDKEVEIEIVDPETTHKVLKVMTVSERETENGVEVIARLDGVDGNENSVKVNWVGHGVTK